The Thermoflavifilum sp. genome contains a region encoding:
- a CDS encoding DUF5686 and carboxypeptidase-like regulatory domain-containing protein encodes MSKNLIGLWVILLTWMAAPAQQRIVAGSVLDAHTGEALPFAGVQFKGTDVGAVADQNGSFIFKLDRLPSDSLMASVLGYHRMIVAVKPDVDSQFIVFRLERSGYTMQEVVVHAGVNPALIILHKIIQRKPYNNMDRFESYKERVYNKLEFDINKIDKNKFLHSKLFQPFQFVLNNIDTSETGDIYLPILFTETISDYYFQRSPHRTKELIIASKTSGIQNKSITRYLGTMYQNVNVYDNFIPVFDKSFVSPIANIATLYYDYQLVDTQYIDGRRCFHITFVPKRKNENVFTGDFWVNDTTFAIQKMNLEVTHNANLNFVSRVSLVQEYKPYNDSIWFISKDKFIADFYTPVARKLTFIGRKTTLYEPLAINDTAATRIFDDPRYKDNIVVLPDARDRSDSFWIAHRFEPLARQEKGVYEMVDSLQHNPTFQKYAHTVQFLVTGVKEVGPLELGPYYYELSANHLENIRLRLDVGTNTRFSKNLYLSNYLAYGTADRTFKGHASALWILHRRPRVYLYASYTHDLDNGAIYYDQINTDNIFTLAVYKPGVTQKFVMVDEKRMEFYHEDYSGFSQHITFLNQQFSPYAPLPTKDDFAIDGKNGNPLSSSEVSLELRYAYQEQFLEGNYYRISLGSDYPILDVKFTLGMKGFLNGQYAFQKVAANISDYMSIAPFGHLYYNFFGGKIYGTLPFVLLQVPPGNNLYYYDKYAFDMMQRYEFLCDEYAGFMIEHELGGGIFTYIPLLNKLKLRQFWTAKGIIGNLSTANEQLNLVNQGPFKTLQGNPYLELGTGVENILHFFRIDFVWRVTPKIQPTEPYHHNFGVFGSVQLDF; translated from the coding sequence ATGTCGAAAAACCTGATTGGCTTATGGGTTATACTGCTCACCTGGATGGCTGCACCAGCCCAGCAACGCATTGTGGCCGGAAGTGTACTGGATGCCCATACCGGTGAGGCTCTTCCCTTTGCAGGCGTTCAATTTAAAGGCACCGACGTGGGTGCTGTAGCCGACCAGAACGGTAGCTTTATATTTAAGCTCGATCGTCTTCCATCCGATTCGCTGATGGCCAGTGTACTGGGCTATCATCGTATGATTGTGGCCGTGAAGCCAGATGTAGATTCTCAGTTTATCGTATTCAGGCTCGAACGTTCGGGTTATACCATGCAAGAAGTGGTGGTGCATGCAGGCGTTAATCCCGCTTTGATTATTCTTCATAAAATCATCCAGCGAAAACCCTACAACAACATGGATCGTTTTGAAAGCTACAAAGAAAGAGTGTATAACAAACTGGAGTTTGATATCAATAAAATCGATAAAAATAAATTTCTGCATTCTAAATTATTTCAGCCTTTTCAATTTGTATTAAACAACATAGATACTTCCGAAACAGGCGATATTTATCTGCCTATTCTGTTCACCGAAACAATATCCGACTATTACTTTCAACGTTCACCACACCGTACAAAAGAATTAATTATTGCCAGCAAAACCTCGGGTATACAGAATAAGAGCATAACGCGTTATCTGGGTACCATGTATCAAAACGTCAATGTATATGACAATTTCATTCCTGTATTCGACAAATCGTTTGTGAGTCCTATTGCGAATATTGCCACCCTGTATTACGACTATCAACTTGTGGATACGCAATATATTGATGGCCGGAGGTGTTTTCATATCACCTTTGTGCCAAAAAGAAAAAATGAAAATGTATTTACGGGTGATTTCTGGGTGAATGATACCACATTTGCCATACAAAAGATGAATCTGGAAGTTACCCATAATGCCAATCTTAATTTTGTTTCTCGCGTAAGCCTGGTGCAGGAATACAAGCCTTACAACGATTCTATATGGTTCATCTCGAAAGATAAATTCATAGCTGATTTTTATACACCGGTAGCACGAAAACTTACTTTTATCGGCCGAAAGACTACATTGTATGAGCCTTTAGCCATCAATGATACGGCCGCTACCCGCATATTTGATGACCCACGTTACAAGGATAATATCGTTGTATTGCCAGATGCTCGTGATCGAAGCGATAGCTTCTGGATCGCTCATCGCTTTGAACCGCTTGCACGTCAGGAAAAAGGCGTTTATGAAATGGTGGATTCACTGCAACATAATCCCACCTTTCAGAAATATGCTCATACCGTGCAATTTCTCGTAACCGGCGTAAAAGAAGTAGGACCGCTGGAATTGGGCCCTTATTATTATGAATTATCAGCCAACCATCTTGAAAACATCAGGCTCAGGCTCGATGTGGGCACAAACACGCGTTTCAGTAAGAACCTCTACCTCAGCAATTACCTGGCTTATGGAACGGCCGATCGCACGTTTAAGGGACATGCATCGGCTTTATGGATTTTGCATCGCAGGCCTCGTGTTTATTTATATGCTTCTTATACACACGATCTGGACAATGGTGCTATTTATTATGATCAGATTAATACAGATAATATTTTCACATTAGCCGTATATAAACCGGGTGTTACCCAGAAATTTGTGATGGTTGATGAAAAAAGAATGGAGTTCTATCATGAAGATTACAGCGGTTTTTCACAACATATTACTTTCCTGAATCAACAATTCTCACCCTATGCACCGCTGCCCACAAAAGACGATTTTGCTATTGATGGAAAAAACGGTAACCCGCTTTCCAGTTCAGAAGTTTCTCTGGAATTGCGATACGCTTATCAGGAACAGTTTCTCGAAGGGAATTATTATCGCATCAGCCTGGGGAGCGACTATCCTATTCTGGACGTAAAATTCACCCTGGGCATGAAAGGGTTTTTAAATGGACAATATGCGTTTCAAAAAGTTGCCGCTAATATCTCGGATTACATGAGTATTGCGCCTTTCGGACATCTGTATTACAACTTCTTCGGAGGGAAAATATACGGCACGTTGCCTTTCGTATTGCTTCAGGTTCCACCGGGTAATAATCTGTATTATTACGACAAATATGCTTTTGATATGATGCAACGCTATGAATTTCTTTGCGACGAATATGCTGGTTTTATGATTGAACACGAATTGGGAGGCGGTATTTTTACTTACATTCCATTGTTGAATAAACTCAAGCTCCGGCAATTCTGGACCGCCAAAGGCATTATTGGCAACCTATCTACAGCCAATGAACAACTCAACCTGGTTAACCAGGGACCATTTAAAACGCTACAGGGCAATCCTTACCTGGAATTAGGCACAGGCGTGGAAAATATTCTGCATTTCTTCCGCATTGATTTCGTATGGCGTGTTACGCCGAAAATTCAACCCACCGAACCGTATCATCACAACTTTGGTGTATTTGGTAGCGTTCAGCTGGATTTCTGA
- a CDS encoding FAD-dependent oxidoreductase, which yields MPEPWRTGVFTRIEQETPNTRRFWIQIPELEEFVFKPGQFVTLDLPIHEQKNKRWRSYSIASPPDGNTIELVIVLLEGGAGTHYLFNHVQVGTEVLLRGPQGVFTLPPVIDRDLFFICTGTGIAPFRSMLHYIKKHQVPHHQIYCIFGTRTQKDILYYEEMKQLEREIPGLHYIPTLSREQWEGRTGYVHAVYEELAADKKPAHFYLCGWRAMINEARQRIAQMGYERQFIHFELFD from the coding sequence ATGCCCGAGCCATGGAGAACCGGTGTGTTTACCCGTATTGAACAGGAAACACCCAATACGCGCCGATTCTGGATTCAGATACCTGAACTGGAAGAATTTGTTTTCAAGCCCGGACAGTTTGTAACGCTCGACCTGCCCATACACGAACAAAAAAACAAGCGGTGGAGAAGTTATTCGATTGCCTCTCCACCCGATGGCAACACCATTGAACTGGTGATTGTACTGTTAGAAGGTGGGGCGGGTACCCATTATCTGTTTAACCATGTGCAGGTGGGCACCGAGGTATTGCTTCGGGGGCCCCAGGGCGTGTTTACACTGCCTCCGGTTATTGATCGGGATTTGTTTTTCATCTGCACCGGTACGGGTATTGCACCATTCCGATCCATGTTGCATTACATTAAAAAGCATCAGGTTCCCCATCATCAGATCTATTGTATTTTCGGCACCCGCACCCAGAAGGATATTCTTTATTATGAGGAAATGAAACAGCTGGAACGAGAAATTCCGGGACTGCATTATATCCCCACCCTGTCGCGTGAGCAATGGGAGGGCCGTACCGGCTATGTACATGCGGTGTATGAGGAGCTGGCAGCCGATAAAAAGCCAGCTCATTTTTATCTTTGTGGGTGGCGTGCCATGATCAATGAAGCCCGACAACGGATTGCTCAGATGGGTTATGAACGGCAATTTATTCATTTCGAATTGTTTGATTAA
- a CDS encoding Bax inhibitor-1/YccA family protein, with protein MALWYKTSNPALKEETFQSAIPVAAEEAMTVRGTMNKFLFMLALMLASAIFTWNLAYKGAPLGGWVAGGAIGGFIIALVIIFKQAWAPYLAPAYGLLEGLFLGAISAMFNAAMASVAPYFIMQAVLLTFGVALAMYLLYATGVIKVTNQFRTIVFAATGGIALFYLAAIVLHWFHIDIPFIHESTPAGIIFSLVVVGIAALNLVMDFDMIFTGARMGAPRYMEWYGAFGLMVTIIWLYLEILRLLAKVYSRR; from the coding sequence ATGGCACTCTGGTATAAAACAAGCAATCCGGCTCTGAAAGAAGAAACCTTTCAATCGGCCATCCCCGTTGCAGCCGAAGAAGCTATGACGGTGCGGGGCACCATGAACAAGTTTCTGTTCATGCTCGCCCTGATGCTGGCTTCCGCCATTTTCACCTGGAATCTTGCTTACAAAGGCGCACCGCTTGGGGGATGGGTTGCCGGAGGGGCTATAGGCGGGTTCATCATTGCTTTGGTGATCATCTTCAAGCAAGCCTGGGCGCCTTATCTGGCTCCAGCTTATGGGTTGCTCGAAGGCTTGTTTCTGGGTGCCATTTCAGCTATGTTTAATGCGGCCATGGCCAGTGTAGCGCCTTATTTCATCATGCAGGCCGTATTACTCACGTTTGGGGTGGCCCTGGCGATGTATTTGCTTTATGCTACCGGTGTCATCAAGGTCACCAATCAATTCAGGACCATTGTATTTGCGGCTACCGGCGGCATAGCCCTGTTTTATCTGGCAGCCATCGTGCTGCACTGGTTCCATATCGATATTCCTTTCATTCACGAGTCTACCCCGGCTGGTATCATTTTTTCGCTGGTGGTGGTAGGCATTGCTGCATTGAACCTGGTGATGGATTTTGACATGATCTTTACCGGTGCCCGCATGGGCGCTCCCAGATACATGGAATGGTATGGCGCCTTCGGGCTCATGGTCACCATTATCTGGCTTTATCTGGAAATTCTTCGCTTGCTTGCCAAAGTATACAGCCGGAGATAA
- a CDS encoding aspartate aminotransferase family protein has translation MNHRELFFRHLAQTSAEPLAWEIRKAEGAYLWDAAGNAYLDLIGGISVCHVGHRHPRVMQAIAAQADQYLHVMVYGELIQSPQVQYAELLTRHLPASLHQVYFTNSGAEAVEGAMKLAKRYTGRPHIFCFHQSYHGSTQGALSLLGDEYWRQAYRPLLPGVYRFIYNDDEVIDHINHQTACVILETIQAEAGVVVPDKSWMQALAARCRQTGTLLVLDEVQCGFGRNGTLWAFEQFGVIPDILVLGKALGGGLPLGAFIASREIMQSLTHDPVLGHITTFGGHPLCCAAGKAAMEVLLEEQLCEQVYEKEKLFRQLLEHLPCREIRSRGLMIAIEFDSFEMNKQIIHRCWKKGVFMDWYLFAPHCMRIAPPLIITEQQIQQACTVIDESVHEVLKHQKSS, from the coding sequence ATGAATCATCGGGAATTATTTTTCAGGCATCTGGCGCAAACTTCGGCTGAACCGCTGGCCTGGGAGATTCGTAAGGCTGAAGGGGCATACTTATGGGATGCGGCTGGTAATGCCTATCTGGATTTGATTGGAGGTATCAGTGTATGCCATGTGGGGCATCGTCATCCGCGGGTGATGCAGGCCATAGCAGCACAGGCCGATCAATACCTGCATGTGATGGTGTACGGGGAATTGATTCAGTCGCCTCAGGTGCAGTATGCTGAATTGCTCACGCGCCACCTACCTGCATCCCTGCATCAGGTGTACTTTACCAATTCGGGTGCAGAAGCCGTGGAAGGTGCCATGAAACTGGCTAAGCGATATACCGGCAGGCCACATATCTTTTGTTTTCATCAGAGTTATCATGGTTCCACACAGGGGGCATTAAGTTTATTAGGCGACGAGTACTGGCGGCAGGCCTATCGGCCTTTATTACCCGGTGTGTATCGGTTTATTTACAATGACGATGAGGTTATTGATCATATTAATCACCAAACGGCCTGTGTGATTCTGGAGACCATTCAAGCCGAAGCTGGTGTGGTAGTTCCGGATAAAAGCTGGATGCAGGCACTGGCAGCCAGATGCAGACAAACGGGTACACTGCTGGTGCTGGATGAAGTGCAGTGCGGGTTTGGAAGAAATGGCACGCTATGGGCATTCGAACAATTTGGTGTGATACCCGATATCCTGGTGCTGGGTAAAGCCCTGGGTGGTGGGCTTCCGCTGGGTGCATTTATTGCATCGCGAGAAATCATGCAATCGTTGACACACGATCCTGTCCTGGGGCATATTACCACCTTTGGTGGGCATCCGCTGTGTTGCGCTGCCGGAAAAGCTGCGATGGAAGTACTCCTGGAAGAACAGTTATGCGAACAGGTCTATGAAAAAGAAAAACTTTTCCGTCAGTTACTCGAACACTTGCCCTGTCGAGAGATCCGAAGTCGGGGATTGATGATTGCGATTGAATTTGATTCATTCGAAATGAATAAGCAAATCATTCATCGTTGCTGGAAAAAAGGCGTGTTTATGGACTGGTATTTATTTGCACCTCATTGCATGCGTATTGCTCCACCACTCATCATCACAGAACAACAAATTCAACAGGCCTGCACAGTGATTGATGAATCGGTCCATGAAGTATTGAAGCATCAGAAATCCAGCTGA
- a CDS encoding diacylglycerol kinase family protein, producing the protein MPNHASFSLKARLQSFVHAFAGIFQLIREEHNARIHLAATVVVVIAGLALHIGRVDWLAIVIAVGLVWSAEAFNSAIEKLTDQVSPEWNARAKFIKDVAAAAVLIAAMMAIVIACLVFIPRLIRL; encoded by the coding sequence ATGCCAAACCATGCATCCTTTTCTCTGAAGGCACGTTTGCAAAGCTTTGTACATGCATTTGCCGGGATTTTTCAATTAATCCGGGAAGAACATAATGCCCGGATTCATCTGGCTGCGACGGTGGTGGTGGTGATAGCCGGACTGGCATTGCACATCGGCCGGGTCGACTGGCTGGCGATTGTGATAGCCGTTGGCCTGGTGTGGAGTGCAGAGGCTTTTAATAGTGCTATTGAAAAGCTTACCGATCAGGTATCGCCGGAGTGGAATGCGAGGGCGAAGTTTATCAAAGATGTGGCTGCAGCAGCTGTGCTGATTGCGGCTATGATGGCAATTGTGATTGCATGCCTGGTATTTATTCCACGATTGATCCGTTTGTAA
- the mfd gene encoding transcription-repair coupling factor, which yields MDPQDVLRRFQDDDRLQTLAERLPSSTAAIVSLTGLAGSAPAMIAAALWENAPFNHVFILNDKEEAAYFHNDLEQLSRALDIFFFPDSFKSPRRFDHVQKSHIMLRTEALMHFSEPTARKKMLVTYPEALLEKVAPPEQYTTQSVALEVGQRLQVEALLEKLIGLGFERTDFVYEPGQVAIRGGIVDIYSYGNEKPYRIELSGEDIESIRIFDPETQLSERKIRQVTLLPNLENPQLARDRVNLISFLPPQTIWWIKDLALLQDALQQQERLLDESLQQPIHAVLDEESGKTLSFQREDFCSAESWIQLLLQCRVIEFGKRQVHPQASMAFHFHMAEQPSFNRQFELLIHDLKQYQEKKYALLLAAENPRQIQRLQAIFDDLQAGVLLSPLPISLSKGFVDHDHQLVCYTDHQIFERYHKYHIRQAYSKNKALTLKALKELQPGDYVVHMDHGIGIFSGLQKIEVNGHIQEAIRIIYKDNDILYVNINSLHKISKYVGKEGTTPRIHKLGSDTWQKLKEKTKSKVKDIAADLIRLYAERKARKGFAHSPDTYLQHELEASFIYEDTPDQSKATEDVKRDMESPEPMDRLICGDVGFGKTEIAIRAAFKTVVDGKQAAVLVPTTILAYQHYKTFSERLQNFPCTVDYINRFKSAKERKETLQKLKEGKIDIIIGTHALLGKEVEFKDLGLLIIDEEQKFGVAAKEKIRQLKTNVDTLTMTATPIPRTLQFSLMGARDLSIINTPPPNRQPIETEIISFDEQVIRDAIYYEIERGGQVFFIHNRVQNIGEIKNLIQSLCPDVSIAVAHGKMEGHQLEQVMLDFMNRKYDVLVCTNIVESGLDMPNVNTIIIHNAHQFGLSDLHQLRGRVGRSNKKAFCYLIAPPLSTLPGDSRKRLQAIEQFTDLGSGFQIAMRDLDIRGAGNLLGAEQSGFMAEMGLDMYQKILDEAVRELKQHEFRDLFKAQMERDADYVSDCTIDTDLEILIPDDYVENIAERLSLYQELNQIETEDRLRAFAQELEDRFGPMPQPVIDLLTAMRCRWMGVKLGFEKIILKEGKLRCYFNSNPDSPYFESPTFQRILQFVQQEIHQARLKQIGKNFMLVMDHMESIDELETLLTRMIHFIHPDAYASQMEKVKPAASK from the coding sequence ATGGACCCGCAGGATGTGTTGCGCAGATTTCAGGATGATGACCGCCTTCAAACGCTGGCGGAACGGCTTCCCTCTTCCACCGCTGCAATTGTCTCTCTAACAGGGCTCGCCGGCTCGGCTCCGGCCATGATAGCGGCGGCGCTATGGGAAAATGCGCCTTTCAATCATGTGTTTATTTTGAACGATAAAGAAGAAGCAGCCTATTTCCATAATGATCTGGAACAACTATCCCGTGCACTGGATATTTTCTTTTTCCCGGATTCTTTTAAATCGCCCCGCCGGTTCGACCATGTGCAGAAGAGCCATATCATGCTGCGCACGGAAGCGTTGATGCATTTTTCAGAACCAACGGCCCGCAAGAAAATGCTGGTCACCTATCCGGAAGCGTTACTGGAAAAAGTGGCTCCTCCCGAACAATATACGACACAATCGGTTGCCCTGGAAGTAGGCCAGCGGCTGCAGGTAGAGGCCTTGCTGGAAAAACTGATCGGGCTCGGCTTCGAGCGCACCGATTTTGTATATGAACCCGGACAGGTGGCCATCCGCGGCGGAATTGTAGATATTTATTCATACGGAAATGAAAAGCCTTATCGCATTGAATTATCCGGTGAAGACATTGAATCGATTCGCATATTTGACCCGGAAACCCAGCTGAGTGAACGCAAAATCAGGCAGGTAACCCTTTTGCCAAATCTCGAAAATCCACAGCTTGCCCGCGATCGCGTAAACCTCATCAGCTTTTTGCCGCCACAAACCATCTGGTGGATAAAAGACCTGGCATTGCTGCAGGATGCCCTTCAGCAACAGGAACGCTTGCTTGATGAAAGCCTGCAGCAACCCATTCATGCCGTCCTCGATGAAGAATCCGGTAAAACACTCAGCTTTCAGCGCGAGGATTTTTGTTCGGCCGAAAGCTGGATTCAGCTTTTGTTGCAATGCCGCGTCATTGAATTCGGAAAACGTCAGGTACATCCGCAAGCTTCGATGGCGTTCCATTTTCACATGGCCGAACAGCCCAGCTTCAATCGGCAATTCGAGCTGCTGATTCATGATTTGAAACAATACCAGGAAAAGAAATATGCCCTGCTGCTGGCTGCTGAAAACCCCAGACAGATCCAGCGTCTGCAGGCCATCTTCGACGATTTGCAGGCAGGTGTTCTACTGTCGCCCCTACCCATAAGCCTCAGCAAAGGATTTGTGGACCATGATCATCAGCTGGTTTGCTATACCGATCATCAAATCTTTGAACGATATCATAAATACCACATCCGACAGGCTTACAGCAAAAACAAGGCTTTAACACTGAAAGCCCTGAAAGAATTACAACCCGGCGATTACGTGGTGCACATGGATCATGGTATTGGTATCTTCAGCGGCCTGCAGAAAATTGAAGTCAACGGTCATATACAGGAAGCCATTCGCATCATCTACAAAGACAATGATATTCTCTATGTGAATATCAATTCCCTGCACAAAATCAGCAAATATGTAGGAAAAGAAGGTACAACACCTCGCATACACAAACTGGGCAGCGATACCTGGCAGAAGTTAAAGGAAAAAACCAAATCAAAAGTCAAGGACATAGCCGCAGACCTCATTCGCCTGTATGCCGAACGCAAGGCCAGAAAAGGATTTGCCCATTCGCCCGATACGTATTTGCAACACGAGTTAGAGGCCTCATTCATCTACGAAGATACGCCCGACCAGAGCAAGGCCACTGAAGATGTAAAGCGTGATATGGAATCACCCGAACCCATGGATCGGCTGATCTGCGGTGATGTGGGTTTTGGCAAAACCGAAATAGCTATACGCGCCGCTTTTAAAACTGTTGTCGATGGAAAACAGGCAGCCGTATTGGTACCCACGACCATACTGGCCTATCAACATTACAAAACCTTTTCCGAAAGACTGCAAAATTTCCCCTGCACAGTTGATTACATCAATCGTTTTAAATCAGCTAAAGAAAGGAAAGAAACACTCCAGAAATTAAAGGAAGGAAAAATCGATATCATCATCGGTACACATGCACTCCTGGGAAAAGAAGTTGAGTTTAAAGACCTGGGATTACTGATCATCGATGAAGAACAAAAATTTGGCGTGGCAGCTAAAGAAAAAATCAGACAATTAAAAACGAATGTAGATACATTGACGATGACGGCAACACCCATTCCGCGCACACTACAATTTTCGCTGATGGGTGCTCGTGATCTGTCGATCATCAATACACCACCGCCTAATCGACAGCCCATTGAAACCGAAATCATTTCTTTTGATGAACAGGTGATCAGAGATGCGATTTATTACGAAATAGAAAGAGGCGGCCAGGTGTTTTTTATACACAATCGCGTACAAAATATAGGTGAAATCAAAAACCTTATCCAGTCGCTTTGCCCCGATGTATCCATTGCAGTGGCCCATGGTAAAATGGAAGGGCATCAATTAGAACAGGTGATGCTGGATTTCATGAATCGAAAATATGATGTGCTGGTTTGTACAAATATCGTGGAAAGCGGACTGGATATGCCAAATGTAAACACCATCATTATTCACAATGCACATCAGTTTGGACTCAGTGATCTGCATCAGCTTCGCGGACGTGTGGGGCGAAGCAATAAAAAAGCATTCTGTTATCTCATTGCTCCACCCTTGAGCACTTTGCCGGGTGATAGCCGAAAACGACTGCAGGCTATTGAACAGTTTACCGACCTGGGTAGTGGATTTCAGATAGCGATGCGCGATCTGGATATTCGTGGAGCCGGCAACTTGCTGGGAGCCGAACAAAGCGGATTCATGGCTGAAATGGGATTGGATATGTATCAAAAAATACTGGATGAAGCCGTGCGAGAATTGAAACAACATGAATTCCGTGATCTGTTCAAAGCCCAGATGGAACGCGATGCCGATTATGTGAGTGACTGCACGATTGATACCGACCTGGAAATCCTGATCCCTGACGATTATGTAGAAAACATTGCAGAGCGCCTGAGCCTGTACCAGGAACTGAATCAAATTGAAACGGAAGACCGGCTTCGCGCATTTGCACAAGAACTGGAAGATCGCTTTGGTCCAATGCCGCAACCGGTCATCGATTTGCTCACGGCCATGCGTTGCCGCTGGATGGGCGTGAAATTAGGTTTCGAGAAAATAATCCTTAAAGAGGGAAAACTCAGGTGTTATTTCAACAGCAATCCGGATTCTCCCTACTTTGAATCACCTACTTTTCAGCGTATCCTGCAATTTGTACAACAGGAAATTCATCAGGCGCGACTCAAGCAAATCGGGAAAAACTTTATGCTTGTTATGGATCATATGGAAAGCATCGATGAGCTGGAAACGCTGCTGACACGTATGATACACTTTATTCATCCCGATGCCTACGCATCCCAGATGGAAAAAGTAAAGCCTGCCGCAAGCAAGTAA
- a CDS encoding 2'-5' RNA ligase family protein, whose protein sequence is MRPRKPIRRPISQHRFKPKKIKNRLYFIGILPPPALSQQITQIKQEFADTYGPQYALRILPHITLQNPFKAPPTMEGAFFDLLTSFAATQKPFQVRLNGFGCFPNKVSPVIFINVELNDDFALLHKNLMNFLRKEFGFSHLLARSTFSPHLTIAYKDMTPEQFERAWPDFEHRPFEATFDVNHFYFLRHDGRGWEILEEFLIGSDDDVVAGEAI, encoded by the coding sequence ATGAGACCGAGAAAACCAATCAGACGGCCGATTTCACAACATCGCTTTAAGCCGAAGAAAATCAAAAACAGGCTGTATTTCATCGGGATATTGCCGCCTCCTGCGCTTTCCCAGCAAATCACCCAGATCAAGCAGGAATTCGCCGATACCTACGGGCCGCAATATGCATTGCGCATTCTGCCGCATATTACGTTGCAGAATCCTTTTAAAGCTCCACCTACCATGGAAGGAGCATTCTTTGATTTACTCACTTCTTTTGCGGCCACCCAGAAGCCTTTTCAGGTAAGGCTCAATGGCTTTGGTTGCTTCCCCAATAAGGTGAGCCCGGTTATTTTCATTAATGTGGAGCTTAACGATGATTTTGCCTTGCTGCATAAAAATCTGATGAATTTTCTACGGAAAGAATTCGGGTTCAGTCATTTGCTGGCTCGCTCCACTTTTTCTCCTCATCTGACCATTGCCTACAAGGATATGACGCCCGAACAGTTTGAACGGGCCTGGCCTGATTTTGAGCATCGGCCCTTTGAAGCCACTTTTGACGTGAACCACTTTTACTTCCTCCGTCACGACGGCCGGGGCTGGGAAATTCTCGAGGAATTTTTAATCGGGTCAGACGATGATGTCGTTGCCGGAGAAGCGATTTAA